A window of Aptenodytes patagonicus chromosome 1, bAptPat1.pri.cur, whole genome shotgun sequence genomic DNA:
GGACTTGACAGCCACCATGCTGTAGGTCCAGCAGCTGGGCTTGGTGGCCTGCTCCTGGGAACAGGGCTGTTGAGCAAGGTAAGGAGAGTGCTGGGATGCGGAGGgacctcctgcagcctcccaccgAGGCAGATGCAGAGGTTAGGGCATTGCAGCCTCTCTCTCAAGGGCTAATGCTTAGCTGTTGCTCGTTGAGCAGCTCCTGGGTGCCTGCTGGGGAGAAAATGCCCTGCCTGCCACCAAGCTGGGCTAATGCTCCTCTTGTCTGTAGGTTGTTGGCCATGTGCTCTAGAAAGACACCCAGAAGTGCCAGCTTTAGCCCAATTCCTCTGTGCACACTCCTaacctcctctcctctcccatccccatgCAGAGGGAGTGTATTTCTGTCCACATCGGCCAGGCTGGTGTCCAGATGGGCAATTCCTGTTGGGAACTGTATTGCCTGGAGCATGGGATAGAGCCAGATGGCATCGTCTCCCCCGATGCATCCTCAGGGCAAGCAGACTCCTCCTTTGGGACCTTCTTCAGTGAGGCAGGGTCAGGGAAGTATGTGCCCAGAGCAATATTTGTTGACCTGGAGCCCACTGTCATTGGTAAGTCGTGGAAGGGCTCCAaattggttttggggtggggtgtggAGGAGTGCCTTCTCTGACCTGAGGGGTAGTGTTGGCCACCTAAACTGCTGGTGGGGCTGCCAGCTTCCATGAGAAACTGCATCTAAATTAGTGCAAGTAACTTGGTAGACAGTGGGTCTTGTGCCAGTGATGCTCATGAGATCTCAACTTCCTCCAGATGAGATCAGGACTGGGACCTACCGCACGCTCTTCCACCCGGAGCAGCTCATCAGTGGCAAAGAAGATGCTGCCAACAACTATGCTCGCGGCCACTATGCCATTGGGAAGGAGATCATTGACTCGGTGGTTGACAGGGCTCGGAGAATGGTAAACCACCCTGTGGAGGGTCTTCTGCATTAGCACTCTGGTTGCCGTTGCCCTGGCCATCCAGAGATGCGGTGATGGGGAAGGGCAAGCAGATCTTGGTCAGGTTGACCATGCCACTGTGACCTGGAACAACATGATGGGACACATGTGGGTGTATGTCTTGCTGGctgggacttgggggggggggggggggggggagaagggactAAAGCTGCCCCCAGCTTAAGCAGGAAAACAAGCACCTGTGGCTTAACTGTCCAAGCAAGAAGGCTTTCTCCTAACGGGTGTAGTGTCTGCTGTGTCAGTCCTGACCCAACATCTCATGCCAACCAGTGTCACAGCTCAGCTTCTGGTTAGTGTCTCCCCTTAGGCCTTTCCTCCCTTGTGTGGCTGCCTCTGGAGTATAAGGTTCTGCCCAGGTAGGTGCTCAGAAGAGCTGTGGCAACATGAAGATATTCTTGATATAGGTGGAAGCTCTTGGTGGCTTTCagactcttcctcctcttcttgacTGCTAGTATCATGAGCCTCTGTCTGACCCGCTAGGTCACTCTCTCAGGCCAGGCCTTTCTCCCTGCTAAAATAGGAGGCAATTTAAAAGCAGCTGCATTTGCTGTGTATGATGGATCTTGCCTGGTAGGAGTGGAAGGTGTGTGTAGCAGTTATGGTGGGGGGCAAGGCCTGAAACTTGATGGTTGAACCCAGTGCTTTAGCTTAATTGAAGTCCAGTGAGACCAGAATAACTCCAGTAACTTGGTCCTTCTGGCTCTTTCCCTGGTGCTGCAGGCAGACCAGTGCAGTGGACTCCAAGGGTTCCTGGTCTTCCACAGCTTTGGGGGAGGCACAGGCTCCGGGTTCACCTCCCTCCTCATGGAGCGGCTCTCCGTGGAGTACAGCAAGAAGTCCAAGCTGGAGTTCTCTGTGTACCCAGCCCCGCAGGTCTCCACAGCAGTGGTGGAGCCCTACAACTCCATCCTCACCACCCACACCACCCTGGAGCACTCGGACTGCTCCTTCATGGTGGACAACGAGGCCATCTATGACATCTGCAACCGCAACCTGGACATCGAGCGTCCCACCTACACCAACCTCAACAGGCTGATTGGGCAGATCGTCTCCTCCATCACTGCCTCCTTGAGATTTGACGGTGCTTTGAATGTTGACCTGACTGAGTTTCAGACCAACCTGGTGCCCTACCCCCGGATACACTTCCCGCTCACGACCTACGCGCCCATCATCTCGGCAGAGAAAGCCTACCACGAGCAGCTGTCGGTGCCAGAGATCACCAATGCTTGCTTTGAGTTCTCCAACCAGATGGTGAAATGTGACCCGCGCCGTGGCAAGTACATGGCGTGCTGCCTGCTGTACCGGGGTGACGTGGTGCCCAAGGATGTGAACGCGGCCATTGCAGCCATTAAGACGCGCCGGTCGATCCAGTTTGTGGACTGGTGCCCCACGGGCTTCAAGGTGGGTATCAACTACCAGCCTCCCACGGTGGTGCCTGGGGGAGACCTGGCCAAGGTGCAGCGGGCTGTCTGCATGCTGAGCAACACCACGGCCATCGCGGAGGCGTGGGCCC
This region includes:
- the LOC143155644 gene encoding tubulin alpha-1C chain-like gives rise to the protein MGNSCWELYCLEHGIEPDGIVSPDASSGQADSSFGTFFSEAGSGKYVPRAIFVDLEPTVIDEIRTGTYRTLFHPEQLISGKEDAANNYARGHYAIGKEIIDSVVDRARRMADQCSGLQGFLVFHSFGGGTGSGFTSLLMERLSVEYSKKSKLEFSVYPAPQVSTAVVEPYNSILTTHTTLEHSDCSFMVDNEAIYDICNRNLDIERPTYTNLNRLIGQIVSSITASLRFDGALNVDLTEFQTNLVPYPRIHFPLTTYAPIISAEKAYHEQLSVPEITNACFEFSNQMVKCDPRRGKYMACCLLYRGDVVPKDVNAAIAAIKTRRSIQFVDWCPTGFKVGINYQPPTVVPGGDLAKVQRAVCMLSNTTAIAEAWARLDHKFDLMYAKRAFVHWYVGEGMEEGEFSEAREDLAALEKDYEEVGRDSADGEEYDEE